One segment of Meriones unguiculatus strain TT.TT164.6M chromosome 3, Bangor_MerUng_6.1, whole genome shotgun sequence DNA contains the following:
- the LOC110555464 gene encoding proline-rich protein 36-like gives MPRSLLLSRTFCPRLGPPPSPLQPLSLLPPSSSLLGEVLPGGEQLVAHSSRAGGGRQGAGDAPASLCLPPGALGSSRALRITSAPATVSTPAPGAAGSRQLQGLAHRSAPPPRPQATPPTQSHASTSRATPPLNLPRPGSSSYNLRRLRVLLSTTPPAPTPGHAHCNPARSLLRLPTRRTLEHYHPDHAHRMPGPAPRSPALSLPCVRPARGLRTIT, from the coding sequence ATGCCCCGGTCGCTGCTGCTCTCCCGCACCTTTTGTCCGCGTCTCGGACCTCCTCCGTCCCCACTGCAGCCtttgtctcttcttcctccaAGTTCCTCACTTCTGGGCGAAGTGCTCCCGGGCGGAGAACAGCTGGTGGCACATTCTTCCCGGGCTGGGGGAGGGCGGCAAGGGGCTGGCGACGcgcctgcctccctctgccttccgCCGGGGGCGCTCGGTTCGAGCAGGGCACTGCGGATCACCAGCGCGCCAGCAACGGTGAGCACTCCGGCCCCAGGCGCAGCCGGCTCTCGCCAGCTCCAGGGTCTCGCTCACCGCTCTGCTCCGCCGCCCCGCCCACAGGCCACGCCCCCGACACAGAGCCACGCCTCCACGAGTAGAGCCACGCCTCCTCTGAACCTGCCCCGCCCCGGAAGCTCCTCCTACAACCTGCGGAGACTGAGGGTCCTGCTCTCAACTACCCCGCCTGCTCCGACGCCTGGTCACGCCCACTGCAATCCCGCCCGCAGCCTGCTCCGGCTTCCCACACGCCGCACCCTCGAGCATTACCACCCAGACCACGCCCACCGGATGCCCGGCCCCGCCCCTAGGAGCCCCGCCCTCAGCCTTCCCTGTGTGCGGCCGGCGCGCGGGCTCCGGACAATCACCTAG